The DNA sequence CGCTGAACCCAGGTGAGCATCCTGCCAGCCGCGCCGGCCCGCTCGCCCGAGCCCCCTCACCCCCGCCCTCTCCCCCGGGGGGGAGAGGGAGGCTTGTCCGTGATGGTCGCAGGTGCCCCCTCACCCGGCCCTCTCCCCCGGGGGGGAGAGGGAGGCTTGTCCGTGATGGTCGCGGGTGCCCCCTCACCCCGGCCCTCTCCCCCGCCGCTGCGGGGGAGAGGGTGCACCGACAATGGGCCCGCGCTCATCCTGCGCTGGCTCTGGGAGCGTCCACGCCTCTGCGCTCCCTCTCCCCCAGCTGGCTGGGGGAGAGGGCCGGGGTGAGGGGGCCGATCGGGGACCTGCACGCCAGCGACCGGCCGGCGGAGGGCCTGCTCGTCCGTGGGCGGATGCCTCAGCGCAGGTCGAGGTGCGCCAGCAGCCGGGTGATGCGGGCCGGCTCGGGCATCACCAGGATGAGCCCCTCCAGCTTCGGCCGGGCGGGCGAGGTGAAGCGGGTGGCCAGGGCCACCGAGCCGGCGTGGGCCACCAGCCGATCGACGCAGGCCTTGCCGGAGCCGCGGGCGAAGGACGGCACCGAGAGGAGCAGGGTCTCGCCCACCACCTTGGCCACCGCCGACACGAAGGCCGAGCCCACGATGTTGCCCGACTCCATGATGGCGCTCTCGGCCAGCGGCCCGAAGCGGCCGGCCTCGACCGGCGTGCCCAGCGCCATGACCAGGGCCTCGGCGTCGGCCTCGGGCAGCGCCAGCAGGAGGTCGCCGGTGAGCGGCCCCTCCAGCTTGACGCCGGCGCAGACCAGCTCGCTCCCCATGGCGCCGAGGAAGCCGGCGATGGCGCCGGCGCCGGCGCCCACCCAGGCCTCCGGCACGTCCATGTCGAGCCGCAGCCTGGCCAGCTTGGCCAGGGCGGTGAGGGCGGCCCCGCAGCCGATGGAGGTGAGCTCCTGCAGCGCGTCCAGCTGGCGCGGGGTGAAGACCGGCCGGCTCACGCGGCCAGCAGCCGGGGGACGTCGAGGATGAAGACCGGCCGCCCGGTGCCGAGCACGGTGACGGCGGACAGGCCGGCCACCCCGCTGAGCGGCGACCCGAGGGGCTTGAGGACCGCCTCCTGCTGGCCGAGCAGGGCGTCCACCACCAGGCCGATGCGGCCGTCGGCCCCCTCGGCCACCACCACCGCGCGGTCGTCCCGCCCGTCCGAGGGGAAGCCGAGCAGCGCCGCCAGGTCGTGCACCGGCACCAGCTCGCCGTCGTAGGGGAGGATGGGGGCGCCGCGGCTGCGGTCGAGCGAGGCGAAGGCCACGTGGGCCGCGCCGTGGACCTTGGAGATGGGCAGCCCGAGGATCTCGTCGCCCACGCCCACCAGCAGCACCGGCTGCACCGCCACCGTGAGCGGCAGGCGCAGCACCAGGCGGGTGCCGACGCCGGGCGCGCTCTCCAGCTCGACGGTGCCGCCCACCGCCTCCACGGTGCGCTTGACCGCGTCGAGCCCCACGCCGCGGCCGGAGACGTCGGTGACCTGCTCGGCGGTGGAGACCCCCGGCAGGCAGGCCAGCAGCAGGGCCTCCTTGTCGGTGAGGGCGGCCGCCTGGGCCGCGCCCAGGGCGCCGCGGGCCACCGCCGCCTCGCGCAGCCGGCCCGCCGACATGCCCTTGCCGTCGTCGGCGATCTCCAGCACCACCCGGTCGCGGTCGCGCCGGGCCGTCACGGTGATGTGGCCGGTGGCCGGCTTGCCGGCCAGCAGGCGCAGGTGGGGCGCCTCGATGCCGTGGTCCACCGCGTTGCGCAGCACGTGCAGCAGCGGATCGGCCAGCTCCTCCAGGATGGCGCGGTCGAGCTCGATCTCGGCGCCGCGGATCTCCACCTCGACCTGGCGGCCGAGCCGGCGGGCCACGTCGCGCGCCGCCCGCGGCAGCCGCTCGGTGACGGTGGCCAGGGGGGTCATGCGCACCGCCATCACCTTGTCGTGCAGGTCCTTGACGATGGCGTGGAGGCGGTCCACCCCCTCGTCGAGCGGCGGGCGGTGCACCTCCGGCAGGGCGCGTCCCACCTCGCGGATGCGGGCGGTGGCCAGGAGCAGCTCGCCCACCGCGTCCACGAAGCCGTCCAGGATCTCGGTGCGGACCCGTACGGTGCGGCTGGGCTCGGCCGGAGGGGCGCCGGTGGGCGAGGTGGCGGCGGGCGGGGCCACCGGCGGGGCCGGGGCCTCGTCGGCCTCGCGCAGCGCCACGTGGCCCAGGTCGGAGATCTGCGCCAGGGCGCGGGTGAGCCGGTCGAGGGGCTCGCTGGTGTCGAGGTGCACCGAGAGCCGGCGGCCGGGCAGGCGGCCGGCCTTGAGCTCGTCCACGCTGGGGGCGGTGCGGGCCACCAGGCCCAGGGCGCCGAGCTTCTTCACCACCAGGAAGGCGCGCACCGCCGGCACCGGGCAGGCCGCGGCCACCTCCACCTCGACGAGGACCCGGCGCCTGGGGCTGGCGCCCGCCAGGCCGGCGGGGTCGGGGGCGGGAGGCGGCGGGACCGGAGCTGGTGTCTCGGTGGACGCCGGGGTCGGGGTCGGGGGTCGGGGGGCGGGGGGGTCGGTGGGGGGTCGCGGGGTCGGGGTCGCGGTCGGGGTCGGGGTCGAGTACGGGGTCGCGGTCTCGGTCTCGGCCGGCTGCTCGGCCTCGATCACCACGGGCCCGGCGCCGCTCGGGGAGTCGAGGGGCGCCCCTCCCGGTGGGGCGTGCCTCGACTCCGCGCCGGCGGTGCCGGCGCTGCGCTCGGCACGAACGGGAGAAGGAGGATCGGCGCGAACGGTGGGCTCCGCGCCGGATCGAACGGTGAGCTCCCCGGTGGCCAGGTCGCGGCCGTCCTTGACCCGGCGGACCGCGTCGGAGAGGCGCACCACCAGCGCCAGGTCGGGCTCGGCCGGCTCGCCGCGCGAGGCCAGGTCCACCAGCTCGGCCAGGGCGTCGCCGGCGGCCAGCAGGAGGTCGATGCCGGCCGCCTCCACCCGCGACGGCTCGGCCCGGTAGAGGTCCACCAGGTCCTCGGCGCGGTGGGCCAGGCCGGCCACCCCGCCGAGCTGCATCGAGGCGCTCATCCCCTTCACGCTGTGGGCGTGGCGGAAGAGCGCGTCCACCTGCGGCTTCACCTGGTGGGGCGGCGCGCCGTCGCGCACCAGCTGCTCCAGCGCCACCAGGCCGCGCGAGAAGCCGTCGAGGTGGTCGCCGGCCTCGGCGACGAACAGCGAGAGGTAGCGGGAGAGGTCGAGGGGCACGTGGGCCGCCCCAGCCTAGGCGTCGCCCAGGACCTTCTTGACCACCGAGAGGACGTCCTCGGACTTGAACGGCTTGACGATGAAGTCGCTGGCCCCGGCCTCGATGGCCTCCATCACCAGCGACTCCTGGCCCAGCGCGCTGCACATCACCACCACCGCCCGCCCGTCGTGCTTGATGATCTCGCGGGTGGCCTCGATGCCGCTCTTGAAGGGCATCACGATGTCCATGGTGGTGAGGTCGGGCTTGAGCTCCTTGTACTTCTCCACCGCCTCCAGCCCGTTGGCGGCCTCTCCGACCACCTCGAAGCCCGAGCCGGCGAAGATGTCCTTGATCATGTTCCGCATGAAGATCGCGTCGTCGACGATCAGGACTCGCTTCGCCATGGTCAGGCCTCTCTCCTCGCGCCGGGACGGTAACACCGCTCCCGCGCGACCGACAAGGTGAAGTGTCCTGCGGCCAGGCGCCGCCCTCGGCCCGGCGCCGCCGCCGCCGCGCGGTGCGGCGCGGGCGCCAGGTGGGCCGATGTGCTCACCGGACCCCGAAGATGGCCGCCGCGGCCGCCGCCAGGGCGGCGGGGTCGAGGAGGGTGACGGCGCCCATGGAGGCGGTGGCCACCCCGCGGACCACGCTCGAGCGCGGGTCCAGGGGTGGCGCGGCGCCGGCCGGCCGGCCGTCCGGCGGCGCGCTGCCCGGGCCGGCGGCCCCCGGCGGCGGCGCCGGCTCGCAGCTGGGCAGCGCCTCCACCCCGAGCACCCCGCCGATGAGCAGGCCGAGGGCGCGCTTGTCGCGCTCCAGGATGACCACCTGCCCCGCCCCGGCCATGAGCGCCCTGGGCTCGAGCCCCATGAGCTCGGCCAGGTCCACCACCGCCACCACCCGGCCGCGCAGGTTCATCACGCCGCGCACCGCCCCGCCGGAGCGCGGCACCAGCGCGAAGGGCGGCTGCGGCAGCACCACCTCGCGCACCGCCTCGAGCGGCAGCGCGTAGCGCTCGCGCGCCACCCGGAAGAGGACGTGTCGGTCTGCCACCGGGCCCCCGCCCTCCCCTAGCCGAGCCGGAAGCGCGAGACCACGGTCTGCAGCTCGACCGAGAGGTTGGTGAGCTCCTGGGCGGCGCTGGCCATCTGCGCCACGGCGGCGGTCTGCTCGGCGATCACCTTGCGCACCTGCTCGGTGGCCCCGGCGTTGGAGCTGGCCACCTCGGAGATGTGGTCCATGGCGGTGACCATGTCGGCCGAGCCCTTGAGCTGGTCGCGGGCCGCCCCCGAGATGACCTCCACCTTGTCGGCGCCGGTGCGGACGTTCTGGGCGATGCCGGCCAGGGTGCGGATGATGGCGTTCAGGTCCTCGCGCCCCTCGCCCAGCTCGGAGACCGACTCCTTCATGGTCTCGACCACCTTGGCGGCGCGGCCGGAGATGTCGGAGGCCAGGTCGGAGATCTGCTCGGCGGAGCGGCCCGAGCTCTCGGCCAGCTTGCGCACCTCCTCGGCCACCACCGCGAAGCCGCGGCCGTACTCGCCGGCGCGGGCCGCCTCGATGGTGGCGTTCAGCGCCAGCAGGTTGGTCTGGTTGGCCACCGAGGTGATGACCTCGACGATCTTGGAGATCTCCTTGGTGCGCTCGCCGAAGGCGAAGACCTGCTCGGAGGCGGCCTCGATGCGGGCGAAGACCTTCTTGACCTTCTCGCCGGCCAGCCGGGCCGCCTCGCCGCCGCCGGCGGCCGAGGCCGAGGTCTCGGCCGAGGCGCGGGCGGCCTCCTCGGCGCTCTTGGCGGTGCGCTCGATGGAGGCGGCGATCTCGCCGATGACCTTGGAGGTGCGCTCCACCAGCTCGGACTGCTGGCCGGCGCCCTCGGCGATCTTCTCCATGGAGGAGGCCACCTCGTCGGTGGAGGCGTTGACCTCCTCGGCGGAGGCCTGCAGGTCGTTGGCGCTGTCGGCCACCGACTGGGCGGTGCGCTGGATGCGGGAGACCAGGTCGCGCAGGTTCTCCTGCATGGTGCGGATGGCGCCGGTCAGCTCGTCGATCTCGTCCTGGAAGGTGCGGGTCCCCTCGGAGAGGACGGTGCGCGAGAGGTCGCCGCGGCTGATCTCCACCGCCGACTCCTTGAGGCGGCCGACGCGGGCGGTGCGGACGATGCCCACCGTGAGGATCTGGCCCAGCACCAGGGTGAGGAGCAGCACCAGCGCGCCGGCGGCCCAGGGGGCCTCGGGCAGGAGCCGGTTGGTGAAGGGGAAGGCGAAGACCAGCACCAGGCCCACCACCAGGTAGCTCACCAGCAGCTTGACCTGCAGCGAGGCGGTCAGGCCGGCGGCCTCGGGCGGCGGGCGCAGCGGGGTCTCGGCGGCGCGGCCGCGCACCGCCACCAGGTGCGGCGCGTCCTGCCAGCGCGCCGACGGGCGGGTGGACAGTCGGTCGTCACGGGATCGCGCCACGGTCACCTCGGTCGGAGCAGGAAGCCCCTGGAAAATCGGGCCGTTCGATCCTAGGCCGTCCCGGCGCGATGTCAAAGACGAGGGCGAGGGGCGGACGGACGGTCCTCAGCGCCGGACCAGCCGCCGCACCGCCGCCAGGTGGTCGTGGCCGCGGGTCACCGGGTGGTGGCCGCCGCCGGGGCGGGCCACCTGCACGCCGCGGGCGCGGGTGACGGTGCCGATCACCGCGAGCGGGGTCCCCTCGGCGCGGGCCGCGGCCAGCGCCGCCGGCACCCGGCGCACCGGCACGGTGAGGCACAGCTCGTAGTCCTCGCCGCCGGAGAGGGCCGCCGCCCAGGGATCGGGGCGGCCGGCGGTGGCGCGGCGGTAGGCGGCCGAGAGCGGCAGCTCGGCCAGCCGGAGCGAGGCCCCCACCCCGGAGGCCTGGCAGAGGTGGCCCAGGTCCTGGACCAGGCCGTCGGAGACGTCGATGGCGGCGCTGGCGAAGGGGGCCAGGGCGCGGCCCAGCCCGAGGCGCGGCACCGGGCGGCGCTGGCGGCGCCGCAGCGCCGGCGCGGCGCCGGGCTCCAGCCCCAGCGACGCCTCGCCCAGGCTGCCGGACACCAGCACCGCGTCGCCCGCCCTGGCGCCGGCGCGCCGCAGCGCCCGGCCGGCCGGCGCCGCGCCCACCACCGTGACGGTGAGCGAGAGGCCGGCGGCGCGGGTGACGTTGCCGCCCACCACCACGACGCCGAAGCGGCGGGCGCAGGCGCCCAGGCCGCGCGCCACCCCGGCCAGGCGGGCCGGGCGGGTGCCGCGCGGCACCCCCAGCGCCACCAGCGCCCAGAGCGGCCGGGCGCCCATGGCGGCCAGGTCGGAGAGGTTGACCGCCAGGGCCTTCCAGCCGATGTCACCCGGGGTGAAGCGGGCGTCGAAGTGGACCCCCTCCTCCACCGCGTCCACCGTGGCCACCAGCTCCTCGCCGGGCGGCGCCGCCAGCAGGGCGGCGTCGTCGCCCGGCCCGAGCAGCACCCCCTCGCCGGCGAGCGGCAGGGCGCGGGTGAAGGCGGCGATGAGGTCGAACTCGCCCTGCGGCGGTGGACGTGCCCGGCCCACGCTGCGGGTGGTCCCTAGCCCACCGGCGCGGCGGGCATGATGGGCGTGACCGACGGCTCGAGGCGCGGCCGGATGGGCAGCACCAGCGCGAAGGTGGAGCCGGCCCCGGGGCGGGAGGTCACGGTGATCTCGCCGCCGTGCGCCTCGGCGAAGCTCTTGACGATGGCCAGGCCCAGGCCGGCCCCGCCGTACTCGCGGGTGGTGGAGCCGTCCACCTGGTAGAAGACGTCGAAGAGGCGCGGCAGGTGCTCCTCGGAGATGCCGATGCCGGTGTCGGTCACCTTGAGCGCCACCCGGTCGCCCGGCAGCGGCTCGGCCGAGACCACCAGGGTGCCGCCGGCCTGGGTGAACTTGACGGCGTTGGAGCAGAGGTTCACCAGGCACTGGCGCAGCTTCTCGCGGTCGCCCTGCAGGCGCGGCACGCCGCCCGGCTCGCAGGCCACCTTGAGGCTCTTCTTGCGGGCCAGCGGCAGCACGGTGGCCACCGCGTCCTTGAGGAGCTGCGGCACGTCCACCTCGGAGAGCACCAGCCGCACCCGGCCCGCCTCGATCTTGGAGATGTCGAGGATGGAGGTGATGAGCTGCAGCAGGTTCTCGCCCTTCTCCATGATGATGCCGAGGTACTCGCGCTGCTCGGCGGTGAGCGGGCCGCCCAGCCCCTCCAGCATCATCTCGGAGTAGCCGATGACGCTGGTGAGCGGGGTGCGCAGCTCGTGGCTCATGGTGGCCAGGAAGTTGGACTTGAGGCGGTCCAGCTCCTTGAGCTTGGCGAAGCTCTCCTCCAGCTGCCGGTTCTTCTCCTGCAGCTCGCGGTAGCTCTCCTGCACGGCCTCGATGTGCAGCTTGGCCGCGATGAGGTTCTTGTGGCCCGTGAAGACCATCACGTCCACCAGATCCATGAAGTGCTTCAGGATCTTCTCGGCGGTGCCCTGCGGCACGCGCCGGATCTTCTGCACGTAGCCGGTGGCCAGGGCCACGTCGAAGTCGGGCGAGATGGAGGTCAGGGTGTCGGGCAGCGCGGCCAGCTCCTCGGGCACGAAGGGCCCGAAGACCACCCGGCCGAGCGCGTCGCCCTCGTAGAGCACCGGCTGCACCACGTAGCGGCACCCCGAGAAGCAGGGGAGCGTGGTGGCCGCGGCCACCTCGGGGATGGGATCGCTCTTGACCCGGCCCACCGTGGCGACGCACTGCTCGCGCCCGCTGGCCTTGGTCCAGATGTAGCCGCAGAAGTCGGCGTTGCCGATGCGGACGTCCACCAGCTTGTTGCCGGCCTCGTCGAAGACCTTGAGCCCCACGCGGTAGAGCTCGGCGAACGACTGGCAGACGTCGGAGAAGGCCCGCAGGTCGAGCAGGTCCCCGAGCGCCAGGCGCTGCTGCAGGAAGGAGGGCGCCAGGCTCATCTCCCCTGGGCCTCCTGGGCGAAGCGGGTGCCCCGCTTGTCGACGTGATCGAAGATGCGCGCCAGGAACTCCTCCTCGGTGACGTGCCAGCGGCTGGCCAGCCCCAGGCTGCCGTCGAGCGAGCGGTAGCAGAGCGACAGCAGGGTCCAGAGGGTCTCCACCACGCCCTCGCCGCGGATGGCCACGGCCGGCACCACCGGCGGCTTCAGGGAGGTGCGCAGGTCGCCCAGGTCGTCCTCGCCGCGGGCGTCGGGCAGGTCGCGCTTGTTGAGCTGGATGACCAGGGGCAGCGTCTTGGGGTCGAGCCCGTTGGCCTCCAGGTTGCGCAGCATGTTGTTCCAGTAGGCCAGCGTGGAGGCGGCCTCGGAGCGCCGGCTGTCGGCCACGAAGGCGATGGCGTCGGTGCCCTGCAGCACGATGCGCCGGGTCGACTCGTGGATCACCTGCCCGGGCACCGTGTAGAGCTTGAGCTTGACCTTGACGCCCGCCGCCGTCCTGAAGAAGACGGGCATCATGTCGAAGAACAGGGTGCGATCGTCCTTGGTGTCGAGGGTCATGAGGCGCCCGCGCACCGTCGGCTCGATCTTCTGGTAGAGCGCCTGGAGGTTCGTCGTCTTGCCGCTCAGAGCGGGGCCGTAATAGACGACCTTGACCGCGATCTCGCGCGCATCGTTGTTGATCTGGACCATGGGGACCGTTCTGGCGCGCAGTGTAGCCATGCCTTCCCCGCGCGATCCACCTTCCTGGCTGGTGCGAGGGAGGCCCACCCTGGGGGCCCGGTCCTTGGATGGGCCCCAGGAGTGGACTAGAGTCCAACCCGGCCGGGGGGCCGCCGCCGCTGGCGGCACGTGAACTCGGAGCGAGGAGCGCCGATGGACCGCCCGGTCCAGCAGCCAGCCGACGACCTGCCGGAGGCGGAGATCGCCGAGCGGCTGCACTGGCTGCTGCGCCTGCGCTGGCTGATCGTGCCGGTCTTCGTGGCGGTGGACCTCGCCAACGACCTCCTGACCCACCGCCGCGCCCCCTGGACCTCGCTCTACATCGGCGCGGTGCTGCTGCTGGCCAACGCCGTCTACGCCTGGCTGCTGGCGCGCAAGGTGGACCTGCGGGCCATGGTGCGCTGGACGCGCTTCGAGTCGGCGCTGGTGGTGGCGGTGCCGGTGGTGGTGATGGTGCTGCACGGCGAGCCGGACAGCGCGGTGCGCTACGGCGTGCTGGTGGGCGTGGTGGGCGCCGCGGTGGTGCTGCCGCGCACCGGCGAGGTGGCGGTGGTGGGGATGTGGGCGGTGGCGGCCCTGATGGTGGCCGACGCCGTGGGCATGGGCTTCGACCCGGCCCGCATCGACCAGCGGGTGGTGGCCCGCTGGGCCTGGGACACCGGCATCATCGTCACCGTGGCGCTGATCGCCGGCTACCTGCACTCCAGCCGCGACTGGGCCTCGCAGCGCCTGCGCACCGCCTCGGAGGGGCTGGAGCGGGCCCGGGCCGAGTGGGAGGCCACCTTCGACTCCATCAACGAGCTGGTCTTCGTGACCGACCGGGAGGGGCGGGTGCTGCGCGTCAACCGGGCCTTCGCCAAGGTGCTGGGGGCCCGGCCGCACGAGCTGGCCGGGCGGCGCGTCTCCGACCTGCTGGCCGGCCACCCGGACCGCTGGTGGACGCTGCCGGGCGACGGCATCGTGGAGATCGAGGACCCGGTCTTCGACACGCTCTTCGAGGTCACCTCCACCCGGCTGGGCGACCGGGTGGTGCAGGTGGCGCGCGACGTGGGCGAGCAGCGGCGCCTCTACGCCCGGCTGGTGCAGGCCGACAAGCTGGCGGCGGTGGGGGTGCTGGCCTCCGGCGTGGCCCACGAGATCAACAACCCGACCGCCTTCGTCACCTCCAACCTGACCGAGCTGCGGCGCTACGTGGCCACCTTCGAGGCGGCCCTGGGCGAGGGCCCGGAGCCCGGCGAGGCGGCGCAGGCGGGCGCCTCCCCGGGGCGGCTGCTGGCCGGCACGGCGCGCGGCGAGCTGGCCTTCGCCCGGCGCGAGGCGCAGAAGGCCATCACCGAGAGCCTGACGGGCATGGAGCGCATCCGGCAGATCGTCAACAACCTGCGCTCGCTGGCGCGGCGCGACCAGGCCGGCGAGCCGGCCGCGCTGGTGGAGCTGGGGGAGCTGGTGCAGCTGGTGGTGCGCACCGCGGCCTCGGACCTGAAGCACGCCTCGGCGCGGGTGGACCTGCAGGGGCCGGTGTGGGTCTCGGGCCACCGCGGCGAGCTGGTGGACGTGCTGCTCAACCTGGTGGTGAACGCCGTGCAGGCGCGCGAGCCGGGCCGGCCGAACCGCATCTCCATCGAGCTCCTGCGCGACGGGCCGCAGGCGGTGGTGCAGGTGGCCGACACCGGCAAGGGGATCGCGCAGGCGCACATGAAGCGGCTCTTCGAGCCCTTCTTCACCACCAAGGCGCCGGGCGAGGGCACCGGGCTGGGGCTCAACCTGGCGCGCAAGATCGTGCTGTCCCACGGCGGCGCCATCGAGGTGGCCAGCGAGCTGGGGGTGGGCTCGACCTTCACGGTGCGGCTGCCGGCGGTGGACCTGGACACCCGCAGCCGGCTGGGCGACGACGAGGAGGAGCCCGAGCTGCTGGGCGTCTCGGTGGGTGGGCTGCCGCTGGACTCGTAGGCCCGCGCCGGGACCTCAGGCCCCCGCGGCCCACCAGGCCCGCGCCTCCTCCAGGGAGCGCAGCAGCGGGCAGCGGGGCAGCGAGGCCAGGAAGGCGCGGCCGTAGCCCTTGGTGAGGAGGCGCCGGTCGAGCACCG is a window from the Anaeromyxobacter sp. genome containing:
- the thiL gene encoding thiamine-phosphate kinase, with amino-acid sequence MGRARPPPQGEFDLIAAFTRALPLAGEGVLLGPGDDAALLAAPPGEELVATVDAVEEGVHFDARFTPGDIGWKALAVNLSDLAAMGARPLWALVALGVPRGTRPARLAGVARGLGACARRFGVVVVGGNVTRAAGLSLTVTVVGAAPAGRALRRAGARAGDAVLVSGSLGEASLGLEPGAAPALRRRQRRPVPRLGLGRALAPFASAAIDVSDGLVQDLGHLCQASGVGASLRLAELPLSAAYRRATAGRPDPWAAALSGGEDYELCLTVPVRRVPAALAAARAEGTPLAVIGTVTRARGVQVARPGGGHHPVTRGHDHLAAVRRLVRR
- a CDS encoding PAS domain S-box protein — protein: MDRPVQQPADDLPEAEIAERLHWLLRLRWLIVPVFVAVDLANDLLTHRRAPWTSLYIGAVLLLANAVYAWLLARKVDLRAMVRWTRFESALVVAVPVVVMVLHGEPDSAVRYGVLVGVVGAAVVLPRTGEVAVVGMWAVAALMVADAVGMGFDPARIDQRVVARWAWDTGIIVTVALIAGYLHSSRDWASQRLRTASEGLERARAEWEATFDSINELVFVTDREGRVLRVNRAFAKVLGARPHELAGRRVSDLLAGHPDRWWTLPGDGIVEIEDPVFDTLFEVTSTRLGDRVVQVARDVGEQRRLYARLVQADKLAAVGVLASGVAHEINNPTAFVTSNLTELRRYVATFEAALGEGPEPGEAAQAGASPGRLLAGTARGELAFARREAQKAITESLTGMERIRQIVNNLRSLARRDQAGEPAALVELGELVQLVVRTAASDLKHASARVDLQGPVWVSGHRGELVDVLLNLVVNAVQAREPGRPNRISIELLRDGPQAVVQVADTGKGIAQAHMKRLFEPFFTTKAPGEGTGLGLNLARKIVLSHGGAIEVASELGVGSTFTVRLPAVDLDTRSRLGDDEEEPELLGVSVGGLPLDS
- a CDS encoding methyl-accepting chemotaxis protein gives rise to the protein MARSRDDRLSTRPSARWQDAPHLVAVRGRAAETPLRPPPEAAGLTASLQVKLLVSYLVVGLVLVFAFPFTNRLLPEAPWAAGALVLLLTLVLGQILTVGIVRTARVGRLKESAVEISRGDLSRTVLSEGTRTFQDEIDELTGAIRTMQENLRDLVSRIQRTAQSVADSANDLQASAEEVNASTDEVASSMEKIAEGAGQQSELVERTSKVIGEIAASIERTAKSAEEAARASAETSASAAGGGEAARLAGEKVKKVFARIEAASEQVFAFGERTKEISKIVEVITSVANQTNLLALNATIEAARAGEYGRGFAVVAEEVRKLAESSGRSAEQISDLASDISGRAAKVVETMKESVSELGEGREDLNAIIRTLAGIAQNVRTGADKVEVISGAARDQLKGSADMVTAMDHISEVASSNAGATEQVRKVIAEQTAAVAQMASAAQELTNLSVELQTVVSRFRLG
- a CDS encoding chemotaxis protein CheW — encoded protein: MADRHVLFRVARERYALPLEAVREVVLPQPPFALVPRSGGAVRGVMNLRGRVVAVVDLAELMGLEPRALMAGAGQVVILERDKRALGLLIGGVLGVEALPSCEPAPPPGAAGPGSAPPDGRPAGAAPPLDPRSSVVRGVATASMGAVTLLDPAALAAAAAAIFGVR
- a CDS encoding response regulator yields the protein MAKRVLIVDDAIFMRNMIKDIFAGSGFEVVGEAANGLEAVEKYKELKPDLTTMDIVMPFKSGIEATREIIKHDGRAVVVMCSALGQESLVMEAIEAGASDFIVKPFKSEDVLSVVKKVLGDA
- a CDS encoding PocR ligand-binding domain-containing protein; amino-acid sequence: MSLAPSFLQQRLALGDLLDLRAFSDVCQSFAELYRVGLKVFDEAGNKLVDVRIGNADFCGYIWTKASGREQCVATVGRVKSDPIPEVAAATTLPCFSGCRYVVQPVLYEGDALGRVVFGPFVPEELAALPDTLTSISPDFDVALATGYVQKIRRVPQGTAEKILKHFMDLVDVMVFTGHKNLIAAKLHIEAVQESYRELQEKNRQLEESFAKLKELDRLKSNFLATMSHELRTPLTSVIGYSEMMLEGLGGPLTAEQREYLGIIMEKGENLLQLITSILDISKIEAGRVRLVLSEVDVPQLLKDAVATVLPLARKKSLKVACEPGGVPRLQGDREKLRQCLVNLCSNAVKFTQAGGTLVVSAEPLPGDRVALKVTDTGIGISEEHLPRLFDVFYQVDGSTTREYGGAGLGLAIVKSFAEAHGGEITVTSRPGAGSTFALVLPIRPRLEPSVTPIMPAAPVG
- a CDS encoding MglA protein, coding for MVQINNDAREIAVKVVYYGPALSGKTTNLQALYQKIEPTVRGRLMTLDTKDDRTLFFDMMPVFFRTAAGVKVKLKLYTVPGQVIHESTRRIVLQGTDAIAFVADSRRSEAASTLAYWNNMLRNLEANGLDPKTLPLVIQLNKRDLPDARGEDDLGDLRTSLKPPVVPAVAIRGEGVVETLWTLLSLCYRSLDGSLGLASRWHVTEEEFLARIFDHVDKRGTRFAQEAQGR
- a CDS encoding chemotaxis protein CheC — translated: MSRPVFTPRQLDALQELTSIGCGAALTALAKLARLRLDMDVPEAWVGAGAGAIAGFLGAMGSELVCAGVKLEGPLTGDLLLALPEADAEALVMALGTPVEAGRFGPLAESAIMESGNIVGSAFVSAVAKVVGETLLLSVPSFARGSGKACVDRLVAHAGSVALATRFTSPARPKLEGLILVMPEPARITRLLAHLDLR
- a CDS encoding chemotaxis protein CheA, whose translation is MPLDLSRYLSLFVAEAGDHLDGFSRGLVALEQLVRDGAPPHQVKPQVDALFRHAHSVKGMSASMQLGGVAGLAHRAEDLVDLYRAEPSRVEAAGIDLLLAAGDALAELVDLASRGEPAEPDLALVVRLSDAVRRVKDGRDLATGELTVRSGAEPTVRADPPSPVRAERSAGTAGAESRHAPPGGAPLDSPSGAGPVVIEAEQPAETETATPYSTPTPTATPTPRPPTDPPAPRPPTPTPASTETPAPVPPPPAPDPAGLAGASPRRRVLVEVEVAAACPVPAVRAFLVVKKLGALGLVARTAPSVDELKAGRLPGRRLSVHLDTSEPLDRLTRALAQISDLGHVALREADEAPAPPVAPPAATSPTGAPPAEPSRTVRVRTEILDGFVDAVGELLLATARIREVGRALPEVHRPPLDEGVDRLHAIVKDLHDKVMAVRMTPLATVTERLPRAARDVARRLGRQVEVEIRGAEIELDRAILEELADPLLHVLRNAVDHGIEAPHLRLLAGKPATGHITVTARRDRDRVVLEIADDGKGMSAGRLREAAVARGALGAAQAAALTDKEALLLACLPGVSTAEQVTDVSGRGVGLDAVKRTVEAVGGTVELESAPGVGTRLVLRLPLTVAVQPVLLVGVGDEILGLPISKVHGAAHVAFASLDRSRGAPILPYDGELVPVHDLAALLGFPSDGRDDRAVVVAEGADGRIGLVVDALLGQQEAVLKPLGSPLSGVAGLSAVTVLGTGRPVFILDVPRLLAA